Part of the Salvelinus sp. IW2-2015 unplaced genomic scaffold, ASM291031v2 Un_scaffold14649, whole genome shotgun sequence genome is shown below.
tgtccagatcaactagcccatgtcagctaatgttttttgtataaaaaaaaaatagcccatagatattgttgtaatttgtCTGTCatttcacatgaatacacattagacatggcaaaaatgtttagaattgcaaaacaattagctttaaaacagcaaaatgttaattgcaccccatgacaaaataagctttaaacattaaattctctccaccaacaagaggggtatGAACAGTTGGTGtcatgttccccaatgctgggcGGCGGGGGGGgtggaaaaagtttgggaacccctgtcaTTAACCTTTGACATCTGTCTCAGCTGGGACACACGGTCCAACAACACGTCCAAGCCCAGCCATGCAGTGGATGCCCACACTGCAGAGGTCAACTGTCTGTCCTTCAACCCCTACAGCGAGTTCATCCTAGCCACCGGCTCTGCAGACAAGGTCTGTACCTTT
Proteins encoded:
- the LOC112080282 gene encoding histone-binding protein RBBP4-like, with product MIWDTRSNNTSKPSHAVDAHTAEVNCLSFNPYSEFILATGSADKTVALWDLRNLKLKLHSFESHKDEIFQVILHK